A genomic stretch from Aquila chrysaetos chrysaetos chromosome 1, bAquChr1.4, whole genome shotgun sequence includes:
- the TMEM129 gene encoding E3 ubiquitin-protein ligase TM129 isoform X2 — MESPAVTFTLAYLVFAVCFVFPPDEVRSAGLTVQSLLAAWLGSEDAAFVQYHLRRSTGTLLAHSLLPLGYYLAVTSALAYYWSRKGWNNHPLARTLAVHALPQSGWRAVASSINMEFRRIDKFATGAPGARVIVTDTWVIKVTTYCLHVAQQQDIHLTVTDSRQHELTPDSNMPVQFLTIRVASINPYVKAFDIRLNSTEYGELREKLRAPISNAANVVIHQSLSDLFLETFTSLVEINQTYPVPSTQELEPCIGCMQTIANIKLIKNCQEPNEGECQQCYCRPMWCLTCMGKWFASRQDQQHPETWLSSQVPCPTCRAKFCILDVCIIR; from the exons ATGGAGAGCCCGGCGGTGACCTTCACGCTGGCCTACCTGGTGTTCGCCGTCTGCTTCGTCTTCCCGCCCGACGAGGTGCGCTCGGCGGGGCTGACGGTGCAGAGCCTGCTGGCCGCCTGGCTGGGCAGCGAGGACGCGGCCTTCGTGCAGTACCACCTGCGGCGCAGCACCGGCACGCTGCTGGCGcactccctcctgcccctgg GTTATTACCTTG CAGTCACCAGTGCCCTGGCATATTACTGGTCTCGGAAAGGTTGGAATAATCATCCGTTGGCCCGAACACTCGCTGTTCATGCTCTCCCGCAGTCGGGTTGGAGGGCAGTAGCTTCTTCCATCAATATGGAATTTAGGAGAATCGACAAATTTGCTACCGGGGCCCCAGGAGCGAGGGTGATTGTTACGGACACATGGGTGATTAAAGTGACCACCTACTGTTTACACGTTGCCCAGCAGCAGGACATTCATTTGACGGTGACGGACTCCAGACAGCATGAACTCACCCCAGACTCAAATATGCCTGTGCAGTTCCTCACCATCCGTGTTGCCAGTATTAATCCCTACGTGAAGGCATTTGATATCCG gttGAACTCCACAGAGTATGGAGAGCTCCGAGAAAAGCTCCGTGCTCCCATCAGCAATGCAGCTAATGTTGTAATCCATCAAAGCCTTAGTGATTTATTTCTAGAAACCTTTACATCTCTGGTGGAAATTAACCAGACTTATCCTGTTCCGAGCACTCAG GAGCTGGAGCCATGCATAGGATGTATGCAGACTATCGCTAACATCAAGCTCATCAAGAACTGCCAGGAGCCAAACGAAGGGGAATGCCAGCAATGCTACTGTCGTCCCATGTGGTGCCTCACCTGCATGGGCAAATGGTTTGCCAGCCGACAAGATCAGCAGCACCCAGAGACCTGGCTGTCAAGCCAAGTGCCTTGTCCGACTTGCCGAgccaaattttgcattttagatGTTTGCATAATACGATGA
- the TMEM129 gene encoding E3 ubiquitin-protein ligase TM129 isoform X1: protein MESPAVTFTLAYLVFAVCFVFPPDEVRSAGLTVQSLLAAWLGSEDAAFVQYHLRRSTGTLLAHSLLPLGYYLGMCFAAPEKHLCFFYLASKGWKTFFFFAVLFPAVTSALAYYWSRKGWNNHPLARTLAVHALPQSGWRAVASSINMEFRRIDKFATGAPGARVIVTDTWVIKVTTYCLHVAQQQDIHLTVTDSRQHELTPDSNMPVQFLTIRVASINPYVKAFDIRLNSTEYGELREKLRAPISNAANVVIHQSLSDLFLETFTSLVEINQTYPVPSTQELEPCIGCMQTIANIKLIKNCQEPNEGECQQCYCRPMWCLTCMGKWFASRQDQQHPETWLSSQVPCPTCRAKFCILDVCIIR, encoded by the exons ATGGAGAGCCCGGCGGTGACCTTCACGCTGGCCTACCTGGTGTTCGCCGTCTGCTTCGTCTTCCCGCCCGACGAGGTGCGCTCGGCGGGGCTGACGGTGCAGAGCCTGCTGGCCGCCTGGCTGGGCAGCGAGGACGCGGCCTTCGTGCAGTACCACCTGCGGCGCAGCACCGGCACGCTGCTGGCGcactccctcctgcccctgg GTTATTACCTTGGTATGTGCTTTGCTGCACCtgaaaaacatctttgttttttctacCTGGCTTCAAAAGGGTggaaaactttcttcttcttcgCTGTTCTCTTTCCAGCAGTCACCAGTGCCCTGGCATATTACTGGTCTCGGAAAGGTTGGAATAATCATCCGTTGGCCCGAACACTCGCTGTTCATGCTCTCCCGCAGTCGGGTTGGAGGGCAGTAGCTTCTTCCATCAATATGGAATTTAGGAGAATCGACAAATTTGCTACCGGGGCCCCAGGAGCGAGGGTGATTGTTACGGACACATGGGTGATTAAAGTGACCACCTACTGTTTACACGTTGCCCAGCAGCAGGACATTCATTTGACGGTGACGGACTCCAGACAGCATGAACTCACCCCAGACTCAAATATGCCTGTGCAGTTCCTCACCATCCGTGTTGCCAGTATTAATCCCTACGTGAAGGCATTTGATATCCG gttGAACTCCACAGAGTATGGAGAGCTCCGAGAAAAGCTCCGTGCTCCCATCAGCAATGCAGCTAATGTTGTAATCCATCAAAGCCTTAGTGATTTATTTCTAGAAACCTTTACATCTCTGGTGGAAATTAACCAGACTTATCCTGTTCCGAGCACTCAG GAGCTGGAGCCATGCATAGGATGTATGCAGACTATCGCTAACATCAAGCTCATCAAGAACTGCCAGGAGCCAAACGAAGGGGAATGCCAGCAATGCTACTGTCGTCCCATGTGGTGCCTCACCTGCATGGGCAAATGGTTTGCCAGCCGACAAGATCAGCAGCACCCAGAGACCTGGCTGTCAAGCCAAGTGCCTTGTCCGACTTGCCGAgccaaattttgcattttagatGTTTGCATAATACGATGA
- the TMEM129 gene encoding E3 ubiquitin-protein ligase TM129 isoform X3 — translation MESPAVTFTLAYLVFAVCFVFPPDEVRSAGLTVQSLLAAWLGSEDAAFVQYHLRRSTGTLLAHSLLPLAVTSALAYYWSRKGWNNHPLARTLAVHALPQSGWRAVASSINMEFRRIDKFATGAPGARVIVTDTWVIKVTTYCLHVAQQQDIHLTVTDSRQHELTPDSNMPVQFLTIRVASINPYVKAFDIRLNSTEYGELREKLRAPISNAANVVIHQSLSDLFLETFTSLVEINQTYPVPSTQELEPCIGCMQTIANIKLIKNCQEPNEGECQQCYCRPMWCLTCMGKWFASRQDQQHPETWLSSQVPCPTCRAKFCILDVCIIR, via the exons ATGGAGAGCCCGGCGGTGACCTTCACGCTGGCCTACCTGGTGTTCGCCGTCTGCTTCGTCTTCCCGCCCGACGAGGTGCGCTCGGCGGGGCTGACGGTGCAGAGCCTGCTGGCCGCCTGGCTGGGCAGCGAGGACGCGGCCTTCGTGCAGTACCACCTGCGGCGCAGCACCGGCACGCTGCTGGCGcactccctcctgcccctgg CAGTCACCAGTGCCCTGGCATATTACTGGTCTCGGAAAGGTTGGAATAATCATCCGTTGGCCCGAACACTCGCTGTTCATGCTCTCCCGCAGTCGGGTTGGAGGGCAGTAGCTTCTTCCATCAATATGGAATTTAGGAGAATCGACAAATTTGCTACCGGGGCCCCAGGAGCGAGGGTGATTGTTACGGACACATGGGTGATTAAAGTGACCACCTACTGTTTACACGTTGCCCAGCAGCAGGACATTCATTTGACGGTGACGGACTCCAGACAGCATGAACTCACCCCAGACTCAAATATGCCTGTGCAGTTCCTCACCATCCGTGTTGCCAGTATTAATCCCTACGTGAAGGCATTTGATATCCG gttGAACTCCACAGAGTATGGAGAGCTCCGAGAAAAGCTCCGTGCTCCCATCAGCAATGCAGCTAATGTTGTAATCCATCAAAGCCTTAGTGATTTATTTCTAGAAACCTTTACATCTCTGGTGGAAATTAACCAGACTTATCCTGTTCCGAGCACTCAG GAGCTGGAGCCATGCATAGGATGTATGCAGACTATCGCTAACATCAAGCTCATCAAGAACTGCCAGGAGCCAAACGAAGGGGAATGCCAGCAATGCTACTGTCGTCCCATGTGGTGCCTCACCTGCATGGGCAAATGGTTTGCCAGCCGACAAGATCAGCAGCACCCAGAGACCTGGCTGTCAAGCCAAGTGCCTTGTCCGACTTGCCGAgccaaattttgcattttagatGTTTGCATAATACGATGA
- the TMEM129 gene encoding E3 ubiquitin-protein ligase TM129 isoform X4 encodes MESPAVTFTLAYLVFAVCFVFPPDEVRSAGLTVQSLLAAWLGSEDAAFVQYHLRRSTGTLLAHSLLPLGYYLGMCFAAPEKHLCFFYLASKGWKTFFFFAVLFPAVTSALAYYWSRKGWNNHPLARTLAVHALPQSGWRAVASSINMEFRRIDKFATGAPGARVIVTDTWVIKVTTYCLHVAQQQDIHLTVTDSRQHELTPDSNMPVQFLTIRVASINPYVKAFDIRLNSTEYGELREKLRAPISNAANVVIHQSLSDLFLETFTSLVEINQTYPVPSTQFPVPAITEPGCAVSTPLHPPFYFSESACQAPLVLLTSKVAGYVA; translated from the exons ATGGAGAGCCCGGCGGTGACCTTCACGCTGGCCTACCTGGTGTTCGCCGTCTGCTTCGTCTTCCCGCCCGACGAGGTGCGCTCGGCGGGGCTGACGGTGCAGAGCCTGCTGGCCGCCTGGCTGGGCAGCGAGGACGCGGCCTTCGTGCAGTACCACCTGCGGCGCAGCACCGGCACGCTGCTGGCGcactccctcctgcccctgg GTTATTACCTTGGTATGTGCTTTGCTGCACCtgaaaaacatctttgttttttctacCTGGCTTCAAAAGGGTggaaaactttcttcttcttcgCTGTTCTCTTTCCAGCAGTCACCAGTGCCCTGGCATATTACTGGTCTCGGAAAGGTTGGAATAATCATCCGTTGGCCCGAACACTCGCTGTTCATGCTCTCCCGCAGTCGGGTTGGAGGGCAGTAGCTTCTTCCATCAATATGGAATTTAGGAGAATCGACAAATTTGCTACCGGGGCCCCAGGAGCGAGGGTGATTGTTACGGACACATGGGTGATTAAAGTGACCACCTACTGTTTACACGTTGCCCAGCAGCAGGACATTCATTTGACGGTGACGGACTCCAGACAGCATGAACTCACCCCAGACTCAAATATGCCTGTGCAGTTCCTCACCATCCGTGTTGCCAGTATTAATCCCTACGTGAAGGCATTTGATATCCG gttGAACTCCACAGAGTATGGAGAGCTCCGAGAAAAGCTCCGTGCTCCCATCAGCAATGCAGCTAATGTTGTAATCCATCAAAGCCTTAGTGATTTATTTCTAGAAACCTTTACATCTCTGGTGGAAATTAACCAGACTTATCCTGTTCCGAGCACTCAG TTCCCTGTCCCTGCAATCACAGAGCCTGGATGCGCTgtctccactccgctccaccctccattttacttttcagagtcagcatgccaagctcccctggtgttgctaacatctaaagttgcaggttatgttgcttag